From the Desulfovibrio sp. Fe33 genome, one window contains:
- a CDS encoding FAD:protein FMN transferase, translating to MKDNSLSRRTLLRTLSLLGLGAACAPAPSLAAVCLTETGPDAGNRRMVVENRFLMGTFVAITAVHDSRSRAEHAMGLAFEEIERLSAIFDRHRSDTPVSHLNDTGVLRDADRELREVVQESLAYARLSGGAYDPTVLPAVELLKAKANPTGRMDLSDGELREALALVDSTAVRVSGNDIRLTRRGMGLTLDGMSKGYIVDRASEVLSANGVTDHLINAGGDMRACGERAPGKPWTVAIEDPRGQGDYPALVHLRDAAIATSGGYEVRYDATGSHHHVVDPRTAKSPTRSISVSVIAPSVMRADALSTAGFVLPPREAVRMIDAVEGAECMIVGNTGAKTRSARWRAIG from the coding sequence ATGAAAGACAATTCACTCTCCAGACGCACGCTCCTGCGCACCCTCAGCCTGCTGGGGCTGGGCGCGGCCTGCGCACCCGCCCCGTCCCTGGCCGCGGTTTGCCTGACCGAAACCGGCCCCGATGCCGGCAACCGGCGCATGGTGGTCGAGAACCGCTTCCTCATGGGAACCTTCGTGGCCATAACCGCGGTGCATGACTCACGCTCCCGGGCTGAGCATGCCATGGGGCTGGCCTTTGAGGAAATCGAACGCCTCAGCGCGATCTTCGACCGCCACCGGAGCGACACGCCGGTCTCGCATCTCAACGACACCGGCGTATTGCGCGACGCCGACCGCGAGTTGCGCGAGGTGGTGCAAGAGTCCCTGGCCTACGCCCGGCTCTCCGGCGGGGCCTACGATCCCACGGTGCTGCCCGCGGTCGAGCTGCTCAAGGCCAAGGCCAACCCCACCGGCCGGATGGACCTTTCCGACGGCGAACTGCGCGAGGCCCTGGCCCTGGTGGACAGCACCGCCGTGCGCGTCTCCGGCAACGATATCCGCCTGACCAGGCGGGGCATGGGCCTCACCCTGGACGGCATGAGCAAGGGATACATAGTGGACCGCGCCTCGGAGGTCCTGTCCGCCAACGGCGTGACCGACCACCTCATCAACGCGGGAGGCGACATGCGGGCCTGCGGCGAGCGCGCTCCGGGCAAGCCCTGGACCGTGGCTATCGAGGACCCCAGGGGCCAGGGCGACTACCCCGCGCTGGTGCATCTCCGGGATGCGGCCATCGCCACTTCCGGCGGCTACGAAGTCCGCTACGACGCCACAGGCTCCCACCACCACGTGGTCGATCCCCGCACGGCCAAATCCCCCACGCGCAGTATCAGCGTCTCGGTGATCGCGCCCTCCGTCATGCGGGCCGACGCCCTTTCCACAGCCGGATTCGTCCTGCCGCCCCGCGAGGCGGTACGCATGATCGACGCCGTGGAAGGAGCCGAGTGCATGATCGTCGGCAACACGGGAGCCAAAACCCGATCCGCCCGCTGGCGGGCGATCGGCTGA
- a CDS encoding superoxide dismutase, Ni, which translates to MRIGKKTVFLMLFALAVLVTPRPASAHCQIPCGIYDDHARVMSMLEDVETVKKSVTEMMALADKTDLQSRQQFVRWVNNKEMHAQKIIATISDYFLTQRVKPSQEDYAERLAKHHAVVLLAMKAKQTADLNVVEQLGAAVQALEMYYPEHTH; encoded by the coding sequence ATGCGCATAGGCAAAAAAACCGTTTTCCTGATGCTTTTCGCCTTGGCCGTGCTGGTCACGCCCCGCCCGGCATCGGCCCATTGCCAGATTCCGTGCGGCATCTACGACGACCACGCCCGGGTCATGTCCATGCTTGAGGATGTGGAGACCGTCAAGAAATCCGTGACCGAGATGATGGCCCTGGCAGACAAGACCGATCTCCAGTCCCGGCAGCAGTTCGTCCGCTGGGTGAACAACAAGGAGATGCACGCCCAGAAGATCATCGCCACCATCTCGGACTACTTCCTGACCCAGCGGGTCAAGCCGTCGCAGGAGGACTACGCCGAGCGGCTCGCGAAGCACCACGCGGTCGTCCTGCTGGCCATGAAGGCCAAGCAGACCGCCGATCTCAATGTGGTCGAGCAACTCGGAGCGGCCGTGCAGGCGCTGGAGATGTATTATCCCGAGCACACGCATTAA